Part of the Pseudobacteriovorax antillogorgiicola genome, CCAGTCGCAATTATGAGAAAAATTTCGCTAACTTACCCCGCTCTGCAAATCTTAGCAAACAGCCTTGGAGTGGTGACTACTGGGCTAGTTATCGCGGGGGTATCAGCTATCGTTGGAATGCATCGGTAGCAGAAATTGATCGTTATCGCTACGATCCGAAACCCTATTACAACTTATCGCAAAATCAACTGCGGCAGCTTTCTCCTGCAGAGAAATACGATATTCTTCGAGGGCGGCGAGACTACCCTCTGACGCAAAGCGAGCGCCGTCGGACCCGAGTTTTACAATCCATTCCTGGGCGACCGGAGTACATCCCAGGCTATAAAATCCCAACTTGGGAAGGACTATGCCATGCTTGGGCACCTGCAACTTATAGCTTCGAAGAGCCTCAACCAGTCACGATGAGAAGCCCCGAAGGTATCGAAGTGCCTTTTGGGTCATCAGATATCAAGGCGTTGATCACCTACTTCATGCATCAAAAACAATCTTCGGCTCGCACCCAGTTCTTGGGTCGGCGGTGCAATGAGTCATTTGAAAACCTCAGCGGCGAAGCGCTGAAAAAAGCCAAAGAAAGCTCAGCCTGCCGTGATGTAAATGCAGGCGCTTTCCATGTGGTTATCAGCAATCAGATCGGAATAGCAGATGAAAGCTTTGTTGTGGATGTGACCCGTGACGCGGAAGTATGGAATCAGGCGATCGAAGGCTACTCTGTCCAAGTTGTAGAACGTCGGCCTGTGGAGCAAGGCTATCGAAATATGGCCCAAGGTACTGAAACTATCGTCCGCGTTAAAACTACCATGGCCTATACTGTAGAAGTTCCGTCTCGCTGGGCTGGGGATACAATCAAAGGGCCAGGAACCTTTCGTCCCGCTACCTACCGGGTAACCTACGACTACTGGCTAGAGCTCGATGCTTGGGGAGACATTCTTGGCGGTAAGTGGAACACTGAAACACGGCCAGACTTCCTATGGAAGCAAACGATTCCCGACTTCGGCGCGGAATGGAGTGAACTAAGAAAGCTCTATCAAGCATCTATCAATGGAGGAGTCACACCTCCCGAGCCAGGACCACAACCTGAGCCTCCCACGGATGATATGAAACCAGGGTTTCAAATCAAATTCACCCACAATAAATGTGTCGATATCATCGGTGGAGTAGCACGTTCGGGTCAAGCTGTGGTGCAACGAACCTGTGATGGCCGCGCAACTCAGCGATGGAATTTCGTAGCACGAGGCAATGGCTGGAGCCTCATCCAAAGTGCTGCCAATCCAGAACTTTGTTTAGACCTGGAATCTTCGTCAATGCAACCAGGGTCTCGCATCATCGCTTACCGATGCACAGGAACCAGTAATCAACTTTGGCAGATCACGCGATTTACTTTCCCTGGAACAGCTAATCCTGAGTTTACAGCTATTAAAGTTGGGCATGGAAGCAACATGTGTATGGCTCCACACCCCAGTCAGTACTACCTAGACCGGGCTCAGTTGGGCCAGTATCAATGTACCGGCAACAGCTTTGATCGCATCGTAACGCCATTTCCCTACTTAAACTAAAAGCAAAAGCGTGACCTGTTGGCAGGTCACGTTCCTTACACCGATGAAAGACTCCTGACATCGACCGGATGATTTGGGCGAACTGCAAATGAAATTGATTTGCTCAGTTATCATCTTTTAGTTAAGTCCACCCGCCTACCTGCGATGCAAACCAAGCAAGCTGCTCTAGTTCCTGAACGGTTAAAGAACCTCTTCCAACCATTCAACCGCCTTTAGCCTCACGCCGATAGCATGGCCGAACATCGCCTAAGGGGGGCTAATGATACGCTATCATGAATCAGGGCAGGTAAGCTTACTGATCCTTTTTTTCTCTGGAATCTCTGCTTTGATGCACGTAAAGCAGCAATGGCTAGGAGTCAATATCTTGCAAACTCAAGCCTCCCGATCGCAACTACAGAGCGATGGTCAAGATCTCAATCTATCAGCACTATCGTTGGTGAAAGCAGCCTTCCATAGCAAGGACTTCAATATTGCCTCGCCCATAGATTATCATCAGGGGAGCTTCATAGGAGTTGGAACCAAGAACGTGCGCATCTCTCCGTCAGGTCGGGCGTTAATGGTGAGACCAGTCATAGCCAAAGACTCAAGCACACTGGAACAGTTGTTTCTTTCATCCAGCCCGAGCCTGAGCACCGGATCTGCAAAGGTCTCAGTGGAACGCTATAAAGAACATAACAGTAGACGCTGGCTTGATCTACTCGTTGAAAGCCACGTCACCGTTAAAAATAAATCTCTTAGGGTCGCGAATCGCGCCCGCCTAGAGATACCCTTAGTCACGGACCCTATCTGTGATGGAGCCATTAAAGGGGGGCATATTCGATTGGTCTACACAAAGCATGGTGTACACCATGCTGATGACCCTTATCGAATTCGAGTGCCCTGCGGAGACATCGAACAGGAGTGTCGAAATTTCCGTATTGGAGTTTGTGGCAATGATCCTTGCACAGAATTTGCTTGCCAGTACCGTGATGCTTACGATCAAGACTGGCAACCATTGAGCCAACCAGAACGCTTCTCTACAATTCTAGCTCTGTGAAATATAAGATCTATATGTCTGCGTCTGTGGTTTTCTGTGCAACGATACCAATGTAGAATAAGGGATCACCATTGATACTAAAACGATGGCAGTATCTTCGATAGTATTCGATCCGCAGTTGGCCAGACTTGGTGAGGTTGTTGATCAAACCCGAGAATCCACCTTGATCCTCTTTACTGAGGAAGTCTTCTTTGATGTTAAAGGCCACCAATCCACCAACATCTAGCAGGTTATAAGCAACCGAGAATACAGCAGGTGGGATATCACCAAACCCTAGAGCTGCGACAGTCGTAACTAGGTTAAACCTCTGCTCTTTGAGATGGGTCATAATCGATTCGTCACAATTCGTTAGATCCATAGCAAAGTATTCGTTGTAGGCCCACGACCGATCCCTGATGGTCGCCGCTTTTGCAGCATCAAGAATATCGCAACCTGTGATAGATCGGATGCCAAGATTTTGTAGGGCCTCGCCCATCATCCCATTGCCAGCACCGAGATCAAAAACCCTCATTTCTTCAGGGTTGATCTTTTCCTCTAGGATCACATCCCGCAAAAGATCAGCAACTTTCCAAGGGGAATTACAGCGCAGGGTTCGATAGAAGATGGTTTCGTAGAGGCCAGGGATCTTATAAATCTCGTCATAGTCGTGAAAGCGAATTTTCCGCCACTCGCCATCCATTTTGATTTCACACCACTCCTCATCTTGATCGAGGTCTGACTTCCGTGGAAATCTAATAGGAATTGGACCTTGGCTGATAATCTCATCGAAATCTTGAATAGAAGGTTCGTGATACAAGATAGGCTCCGTGTTCAGATCAAAGTGATTTTGCAATGTATATTATTAAGATACCAACATACTTGCAGCGAAGTTTCAAGGCAGCTACCCGGATTCACCTGAATTTTTCACCAAACTTATGCTTCAACAAAGTATGCCGACCCTGAATAAACACACCATGAACCCTTAGTAAAGCACCGGCCAAGGGACCCGTACAAGCTGGCACCACCGGCCTTGCCATGATTCATAAAATTCATATTTGGCTTTCGAGCCAGTGCTAACTGGGCTACAAGATAGGCTGCTGAAGTAAATTAGTCAGCTATAATAGCACACAAGTATCTGATGGAGACCGTATGACAAGCCATGCCCCAACAAAAAAAGGTTGGTTTTCAAAGTTTCTTCGCTTCGTAGAATGGGCGGGAAACCTTCTACCCCACCCCGTCGCTCTGTTCGCAATCTTCGCCGCAGGTGTGGTGATTCTGAGTTTTCTGTGCGAGCAACTTGGGCTGCAGGTCCCCGATCCTCGTCCTGAGGGCGCAAAGGGACGCACCATGGATGGCGTCATTCTTGCGAAGAGCCTTCTGAGCGCTGAAGGAATTCGTTGGATGGTTCTTAGCTGTGTCAGAAATTTCACAGACTTTGCTCCCCTTGGAACCGTTCTAGTAGCCATGCTGGGAGTCGGGGTTGCTGAAAAGTCAGGGCTATTGGCAACTGTGATTCGTGCCTTGGTTCTGAAGGCACCAGCTCATTTGATCACTCCTGTACTTGTCTTCGCTGGAGTCATCTCCAATGTAGCCTCAGAAATGGGTTACGTGGTGCTGGTTCCTATGGGCGGCTTCATCTACCTAGCTCTTGG contains:
- a CDS encoding RICIN domain-containing protein yields the protein MKLWTPAIALILAGCGASQNPSSLDEAWDTRNDPIIMDTSRNYEKNFANLPRSANLSKQPWSGDYWASYRGGISYRWNASVAEIDRYRYDPKPYYNLSQNQLRQLSPAEKYDILRGRRDYPLTQSERRRTRVLQSIPGRPEYIPGYKIPTWEGLCHAWAPATYSFEEPQPVTMRSPEGIEVPFGSSDIKALITYFMHQKQSSARTQFLGRRCNESFENLSGEALKKAKESSACRDVNAGAFHVVISNQIGIADESFVVDVTRDAEVWNQAIEGYSVQVVERRPVEQGYRNMAQGTETIVRVKTTMAYTVEVPSRWAGDTIKGPGTFRPATYRVTYDYWLELDAWGDILGGKWNTETRPDFLWKQTIPDFGAEWSELRKLYQASINGGVTPPEPGPQPEPPTDDMKPGFQIKFTHNKCVDIIGGVARSGQAVVQRTCDGRATQRWNFVARGNGWSLIQSAANPELCLDLESSSMQPGSRIIAYRCTGTSNQLWQITRFTFPGTANPEFTAIKVGHGSNMCMAPHPSQYYLDRAQLGQYQCTGNSFDRIVTPFPYLN
- a CDS encoding class I SAM-dependent DNA methyltransferase, whose amino-acid sequence is MYHEPSIQDFDEIISQGPIPIRFPRKSDLDQDEEWCEIKMDGEWRKIRFHDYDEIYKIPGLYETIFYRTLRCNSPWKVADLLRDVILEEKINPEEMRVFDLGAGNGMMGEALQNLGIRSITGCDILDAAKAATIRDRSWAYNEYFAMDLTNCDESIMTHLKEQRFNLVTTVAALGFGDIPPAVFSVAYNLLDVGGLVAFNIKEDFLSKEDQGGFSGLINNLTKSGQLRIEYYRRYCHRFSINGDPLFYIGIVAQKTTDADI